The Vibrio pomeroyi genome window below encodes:
- a CDS encoding porin family protein, with protein MKIALTTLISASLLSVPALASSFESQYRVGIGYNKTQVADWLTDDTVDWGNGIKLEYGYEFNRIVGINVSYATNSDDENVEGIKIDIDGYKFQVDADIGYKFELDGFSLKPYGVLGLARQSEDNSISFLGDKLTQSYNDTSFVVGLGGRAEFGQHLYTDMRFEFASYDDADYDTFSWTVGYRF; from the coding sequence ATGAAAATTGCACTTACTACCCTAATTTCAGCTTCACTACTTTCTGTTCCTGCTCTTGCAAGCAGCTTTGAAAGCCAATACCGTGTGGGTATTGGTTACAACAAAACCCAAGTAGCTGACTGGCTAACCGATGACACTGTTGATTGGGGTAACGGTATCAAACTTGAATACGGTTACGAATTTAACCGTATCGTCGGTATCAACGTTTCTTACGCCACTAATAGTGATGATGAAAACGTCGAAGGTATAAAAATCGACATCGATGGTTATAAATTTCAAGTTGACGCAGATATCGGTTATAAATTTGAACTAGATGGCTTCTCATTGAAACCTTATGGTGTTCTTGGCCTAGCACGTCAAAGCGAAGATAATTCTATTAGCTTTTTAGGTGACAAGCTGACGCAATCATACAACGATACTAGCTTCGTTGTAGGTCTAGGTGGCCGAGCTGAATTCGGACAACACCTATACACTGACATGCGTTTTGAATTCGCAAGTTACGACGACGCAGATTACGACACATTCTCATGGACTGTCGGTTACCGCTTCTAA